The DNA sequence GCCGCCCCGGCCGCCCCGGCGGGACCGTCGTGCGACCACCGCCACGTCGGCGAACTCGAGCGGGATGGGCGCGCCGGGTTTGTGCACCACGACCTCGGCGGCATGCACGCGTTCGTCGGCCATGACGCCGTCGGCGATCTCGCCGGCCACGGTCTCGATCAGCTGACGGGGCGGACCGGCGACGATGTCGGCGGCTCGCTGCGCGAGATCCCCGTAGTCGAGGGTGTCGGCCAGATCGTCGCTGGCCGCCGCCACATCCAGGTCGAGCCAGGCGGTGATGTCGATGACGAACTCCTGGCCGTCTCGACGCTCATGGTCGAAGACGCCGTGATGGCCGCGAACCCGCAGGCCACGCAGCTCGATCCGATCGGTCAACGCCCCTGCTCCCCCGCCTGTTGCCAGGCGCCGACCACAGCCAGCGCATCGACCGAGGCCTGCACGTCGTGCACCCGTACCCCCCACACGTGATGCCAGCCGGCCAGCGCCGAGACCACCGCGGTGGCGGTCTCCCTGCCATCCGGTGGACGCGGCTGACCGTCGGGACCGGCCAGCAGCGTGCCGAGGAACCGTTTGCGCGAGGCGCCCACCAACACCGGGACCCCGGTCTCGACGAACTCGGGCAGTGCCGCCAGCAGCGCCCAATTGTGTTGTGCCGTCTTGGCGAAA is a window from the Mycolicibacterium poriferae genome containing:
- the folB gene encoding dihydroneopterin aldolase — encoded protein: MTDRIELRGLRVRGHHGVFDHERRDGQEFVIDITAWLDLDVAAASDDLADTLDYGDLAQRAADIVAGPPRQLIETVAGEIADGVMADERVHAAEVVVHKPGAPIPLEFADVAVVARRSRRGGRGGG